In Nomascus leucogenys isolate Asia chromosome 11, Asia_NLE_v1, whole genome shotgun sequence, the following proteins share a genomic window:
- the GPR87 gene encoding G-protein coupled receptor 87: protein MGLNLTLAKLPNNELHDQESHNSGNRSDGPGKNTTLHNEFDMIVLPVLYLIIFVASILLNGLAVWIFFHIRNKTSFIFYLKNIVVADLIMTLTFPFRIVHDAGFGPWYFKFILCRYTSVLFYANMYTSIMFLGLISIDRYLKVVKPFGDSRMYSITFTKVLSVCVWVIMAVLSLPNIILTNGQPTEDNIHDCLKLKSPLGVKWHTAVTYVNSCLFVAVLVILIGCYIAISRYIHKSSRQFISQSSRKRKHNQSIRVVVAVFFTCFLPYHLCRIPFTFSHLDRLLDESAHKILYYCKEMTLFLSACNVCLDPIIYFFMCRSFSRRLFKKSNIRTRSESIRSLQSVRRSEVRIYYDYTDV from the exons ATGGGGCTCAACTTGACGCTTGCAAAATTACCAA ATAACGAGCTGCACGACCAAGAGAGTCACAATTCAGGCAACAGGAGCGATGGACCAGGAAAGAACACCACCCTTCACAATGAATTTGACATGATTGTCTTGCCGGTGCTTTATCTCATTATATTTGTGGCAAGCATCTTGCTGAATGGTTTAGCAGTGTGGATCTTCTTCCACATTAGGAATAAAACCAGCTTCATattctatctcaaaaacataGTGGTTGCAGACCTCATAATGACGCTGACATTTCCATTTCGAATAGTCCATGATGCAGGATTTGGACCTTGGTACTTCAAGTTTATTCTCTGCAGATAcacttcagttttgttttatgCAAACATGTATACTTCCATCATGTTCCTTGGGCTGATAAGCATTGATCGCTATCTGAAGGTGGTCAAGCCATTTGGGGACTCTCGGATGTATAGCATAACCTTTACGAAGGTTTTATCTGTTTGTGTTTGGGTGATCATGGCTGTTTTGTCTTTGCCAAACATCATCCTAACAAATGGTCAGCCCACAGAGGACAATATCCATGACTGCTTGAAACTTAAAAGTCCTCTGGGGGTCAAATGGCATACGGCAGTCACCTATGTGAACAGCTGCTTGTTTGTGGCCGTGCTGGTGATTCTGATCGGATGTTACATAGCCATATCCAGGTACATCCACAAATCCAGCAGGCAATTCATAAGTCAGTCAAGCCGAAAGCGAAAACATAACCAGAGCATCAGGGTTGTTGTGGCTGTGTTTTTTACTTGCTTTCTACCATATCACTTGTGCAGAATTCCTTTTACTTTTAGTCACTTAGACAGGCTTTTAGATGAATCTGCACATAAAATCCTGTATTACTGCAAAGAAATGACACTTTTCTTGTCTGCATGTAATGTGTGCCTGGATCcaataatttactttttcatgTGTAGGTCATTTTCAAGAAGGCTGttcaaaaaatcaaatatcaGAACTAGGAGTGAAAGCATCAGATCACTGCAAAGTGTGAGAAGATCGGAAGTTCGCATATATTATGATTATACTGATGTGTAG